ATCATAAGGATAATTCAAGATATTTTAATGATTTTCTTTTATCCCAAAGGCAGGCAATGAATTCAAATTCAGGTTTATGGGAGAAGATTTTGCAGATTGATTTACCTGTGAGGGCAAATCCAAACTCTTTGAAGTTTCACTCTGTTGATTGCAAAAATTCCGGCAAAAAAAGCTTTATTGAAAAAAATCCTTTCCAGGCATTTTACAAAGGTTATTCACCTTCAAGAAAATGTCTGGCAAATATATTTAAATATAAAAACTAGGCTTATATGCGTTTTTTATTTATTGAACCCTATTATGGCGGTTCTCATAAAGTGTTTTGTGACGGACTTGAAAAACATTCAAACCATAAAATAGAAATTTTAAAGCTGAGTGCAGAAAACTTTAAATGGAGAATAAGAGGATCGTCCTGGTATTTTAAAAAGAAAATCAAAAACATTTTTGACTATGATGGGATAATAATGACAGATATGATCAATCTGTCAGACTTCAGAGCTTTATATAAAAAAAAAATTCCCCCTGTGCTTTTTTATTTTCATGAAAATCAACTTGATTATCCTTTAGCCTCAAATCAAAAAATTGATTATCATTTGTGTTTTGCAAACATTAACTCAGCACTTTCATCTGATCTTCTTTATTTTAACTCAAAAACCCATAAACAAAGTTTTTTAAAATCATTAAACAATATTATTTCAAGAATGCCAAAAAATGATTTTGATGTTTCCTGGGTAAAAACTGCCATAAAAGAAAAATCAGAGTTTATTTATCCTGGCTGTGATTTTTCATTTAAAGTTTGTCATGAAAAAAAACCTGATAAAACTCCGG
This is a stretch of genomic DNA from Desulforegulaceae bacterium. It encodes these proteins:
- a CDS encoding DUF3524 domain-containing protein, yielding MRFLFIEPYYGGSHKVFCDGLEKHSNHKIEILKLSAENFKWRIRGSSWYFKKKIKNIFDYDGIIMTDMINLSDFRALYKKKIPPVLFYFHENQLDYPLASNQKIDYHLCFANINSALSSDLLYFNSKTHKQSFLKSLNNIISRMPKNDFDVSWVKTAIKEKSEFIYPGCDFSFKVCHEKKPDKTPVILWNHRWDHDKNPEDFFKILSFLKNDKIEFKLIILGEKGPKKNTVFYEAKKKFSKEIIHFGYVKDKKEYFRLLQMSDIALTTSVQENFGYSVLEAIYSGCVPVLPQRLSYPEIINGKYHKMVLNQNLSSMYKMVKNYLLNPSLLNQGWVKELRKDIEKFSWTEMILKYDELLEKLAKLK